A part of Microbacterium terregens genomic DNA contains:
- the map gene encoding type I methionyl aminopeptidase, with translation MIELRTPTEIEAMRPAGRFVAEVLATLRDETKVGTNLLALDRRAHDLIRRAGAVSCYIDYHPSFGASPFGKVICTSVNDAVLHGLPHDYVLRDGDLVSLDFAASVDGWVADSAVSFVVGTARDEDLAIIDTTERALDAAIHAATVGHRIGDISHAIAEVARSGGYEINTDFGGHGVGRIMHGDPHIPNDGKPGRGYPLRSGLVVALEPWLLETTDELITDPDGWTLRSADGSRGSHSEHTIAITDDGPLVLTDRSWLGVS, from the coding sequence ATGATCGAATTGCGCACGCCCACCGAGATCGAGGCGATGCGACCCGCCGGCCGCTTCGTGGCCGAGGTGCTCGCCACGCTGCGCGACGAGACGAAGGTGGGCACGAACCTGCTGGCCCTCGACCGCCGCGCGCACGATCTCATCCGGCGCGCCGGTGCGGTCTCGTGCTATATCGACTACCACCCCTCGTTCGGAGCGAGCCCGTTCGGGAAGGTCATCTGCACCTCGGTCAACGACGCCGTGCTGCACGGGCTGCCGCACGACTACGTGCTGCGGGACGGCGATCTCGTCTCGCTCGACTTCGCCGCATCGGTTGACGGCTGGGTCGCGGATTCGGCCGTCTCCTTCGTCGTCGGCACCGCCCGCGACGAGGACCTCGCCATCATCGACACCACCGAACGGGCTTTGGATGCCGCCATCCATGCCGCGACCGTGGGCCACAGGATCGGGGACATCTCGCACGCGATCGCCGAGGTGGCCCGCTCCGGCGGTTACGAGATCAACACGGACTTCGGCGGTCACGGCGTGGGGCGCATCATGCACGGAGACCCGCACATCCCGAACGACGGCAAGCCCGGGCGCGGTTACCCGCTGCGGTCGGGTCTGGTCGTCGCCCTCGAGCCCTGGCTCCTGGAGACCACCGACGAGCTCATCACCGATCCGGACGGGTGGACGCTGCGCAGCGCGGACGGCTCCCGCGGTTCGCATTCCGAGCACACGATCGCAATCACCGACGACGGCCCCCTCGTGCTGACCGACCGCTCCTGGCTCGGCGTCAGCTGA
- the rplS gene encoding 50S ribosomal protein L19, protein MQILDSVDAASLRSDIPAFGAGDTIRVHVNITEGNRSRVQVFQGVVIGRQGDGVRETFTVRKISFQVGVERTFPVHSPVIDHIEIVTRGDVRRAKLYYLRNLRGKKAKIKEKRDN, encoded by the coding sequence ATGCAGATCCTCGACTCCGTCGACGCAGCCTCGCTGCGTTCCGACATTCCCGCCTTCGGCGCTGGCGACACCATTCGCGTGCACGTCAACATCACCGAGGGCAACCGCTCTCGTGTGCAGGTCTTCCAGGGCGTCGTCATCGGCCGACAGGGCGACGGCGTGCGCGAGACCTTCACGGTCCGCAAGATCAGCTTCCAGGTCGGCGTGGAGCGCACGTTCCCCGTGCACAGCCCGGTGATCGATCACATCGAGATCGTCACCCGCGGTGACGTCCGCCGCGCGAAGCTGTACTACCTGCGCAACCTTCGTGGCAAGAAGGCCAAGATCAAGGAGAAGCGCGACAACTGA
- a CDS encoding DUF2469 domain-containing protein, producing the protein MDDEVFEDYDRELELALYREYRDVVSQFQYVIETERRFYLANEVNVVRRDTEHDFYFEITMTDVWVWDIYRADRFVKSVRVLTFKDVNVEELSRRDFHLPEELSLDT; encoded by the coding sequence ATGGATGACGAAGTCTTCGAAGACTATGACCGCGAACTGGAGCTCGCTCTCTATCGCGAGTACCGGGACGTCGTGTCACAGTTCCAGTACGTGATCGAGACCGAGCGCAGGTTCTACCTCGCCAACGAGGTCAATGTCGTGCGCCGCGACACCGAGCACGACTTCTATTTCGAGATCACCATGACCGACGTATGGGTCTGGGACATCTACCGCGCCGACCGGTTCGTCAAGTCGGTTCGTGTGCTCACGTTCAAGGACGTCAACGTCGAAGAGCTCTCGCGCCGAGACTTCCACCTGCCTGAGGAGCTCTCGCTCGACACGTGA
- a CDS encoding MFS transporter permease, protein MWVRRAFYKWLVPAAFLLPLWLLVGWGVFNAGGWAFLWVLFLAIPSVFVGQLLLTLLVRARGTVRAERAVSWWDVLGFTVWHSLTIALGFFNQAWWAPVLVLTVAVGLALFWLELAQLWREAKPASILLRTTEGIGFIPAQTPRSAPSERDVIVITEKPPTV, encoded by the coding sequence ATGTGGGTTCGGCGCGCGTTCTACAAGTGGTTGGTTCCCGCGGCGTTCCTCCTGCCTCTCTGGCTGCTGGTGGGGTGGGGGGTCTTCAACGCCGGTGGCTGGGCGTTCCTGTGGGTGCTCTTCCTCGCGATCCCTTCGGTGTTCGTGGGTCAGCTGCTGCTGACTCTGCTCGTCCGAGCGCGCGGCACGGTGCGCGCTGAACGCGCGGTGTCGTGGTGGGACGTTCTGGGCTTCACGGTGTGGCATTCGCTGACGATCGCGCTGGGCTTCTTCAATCAGGCGTGGTGGGCGCCGGTGCTGGTCCTGACGGTTGCGGTGGGACTCGCACTCTTCTGGCTGGAGCTCGCGCAACTGTGGCGCGAGGCGAAACCGGCGAGCATCCTGCTGCGCACGACCGAGGGCATCGGGTTCATTCCCGCGCAGACCCCGCGGTCCGCGCCGTCCGAGCGCGACGTCATCGTGATCACGGAGAAGCCGCCGACCGTCTGA
- a CDS encoding YifB family Mg chelatase-like AAA ATPase, producing the protein MTTARTWAVALTGLDGALVEVEADLSNQTPEFRIIGLPDKALAEAVQRVHNASANCGLELPRRRLTVNLSPASLPKHGSSFDVAIAIASLATDGRMDAASIAQTVHIGELGLDGRLRPVPGVLPAVMTAAREGIRRVIVPHANASEAALVEGIEVFGAISLADVARRHGADVEDRPLEPVPAPAAVGEPRNAAELAEVIGQREAVEALIAAAAGGHHMLMSGPPGAGKTMLASRLPGILPALDDAAALEVAAIRSLSGDSVGALVRRPPLESPHHSASIAALVGGGSRVVRPGAIARATHGVLFLDEVGEFAPSVLDALRQPLEDGKITIHRAGVAASFPASFQLILATNPCPCGNYGVRGANCVCPPMAIRRYLGRLSGPLLDRVDIELALTRVSVAHTTASAVDTVTTDAAAARVAEARERAAHRLRDTAWRLNARVSGPWLREGPRALTPVVRRPIDVALSRGSLTLRGYDRVLRVAWTLADLAGRASPTVHDIGRALFMKKGITT; encoded by the coding sequence ATGACCACGGCACGCACGTGGGCGGTCGCCCTGACCGGGCTGGACGGTGCGCTCGTGGAGGTGGAGGCGGACCTTTCGAACCAGACACCGGAGTTCCGCATCATCGGTCTGCCCGACAAGGCGCTGGCCGAGGCGGTGCAGCGCGTGCACAACGCCAGCGCGAACTGCGGCCTCGAACTGCCACGCCGACGTCTGACCGTCAACCTCTCGCCGGCGAGCCTGCCCAAGCACGGCTCGTCGTTCGATGTGGCGATCGCGATCGCATCGCTTGCCACGGACGGACGAATGGATGCCGCCTCGATCGCGCAGACCGTGCACATCGGCGAGCTCGGACTCGACGGGCGTCTCCGTCCCGTTCCCGGGGTGCTGCCCGCCGTGATGACGGCCGCCCGCGAAGGGATCCGCCGCGTCATCGTGCCGCACGCGAACGCATCCGAAGCCGCGCTCGTGGAGGGTATCGAAGTGTTCGGCGCGATCTCTCTCGCCGACGTCGCCCGCCGGCACGGCGCCGACGTCGAAGATCGTCCGCTCGAACCGGTCCCCGCCCCTGCCGCCGTCGGCGAACCGCGCAACGCGGCCGAACTGGCCGAGGTGATCGGTCAGCGGGAAGCGGTCGAGGCGCTGATCGCGGCCGCGGCGGGTGGACACCACATGCTGATGAGCGGTCCGCCGGGGGCGGGCAAGACGATGCTGGCCAGCCGGCTTCCCGGCATCCTTCCCGCGCTCGATGACGCTGCCGCGCTCGAAGTGGCCGCGATCCGTTCGCTCTCGGGCGACTCCGTGGGTGCACTCGTGCGTCGGCCCCCGCTGGAGTCGCCTCACCACAGCGCGAGCATTGCGGCGCTGGTCGGTGGCGGGTCACGTGTCGTGCGACCCGGAGCGATCGCGCGCGCCACCCACGGGGTGCTGTTCCTGGACGAGGTGGGCGAGTTCGCGCCCAGCGTGCTGGACGCGCTGCGTCAGCCGCTGGAGGACGGGAAGATCACGATCCATCGCGCCGGGGTCGCCGCATCCTTTCCAGCATCGTTCCAGCTGATCCTCGCGACGAACCCCTGCCCCTGCGGCAACTACGGCGTGCGCGGGGCGAACTGCGTGTGCCCGCCGATGGCCATCCGCCGCTACCTGGGCAGGCTCTCCGGGCCGCTGCTCGACCGCGTCGACATCGAGCTCGCCCTCACCAGGGTCTCGGTCGCGCACACGACGGCGTCGGCTGTCGACACGGTGACCACGGATGCCGCCGCAGCTCGTGTCGCCGAAGCGCGGGAACGTGCCGCTCACCGGCTGCGTGACACTGCCTGGCGTCTCAACGCCCGTGTGTCCGGTCCCTGGCTCCGCGAGGGACCTCGGGCGCTCACCCCGGTGGTACGCCGCCCGATCGACGTCGCGCTGTCCCGCGGTTCGCTGACCCTGCGCGGCTATGACCGCGTGCTGCGCGTGGCCTGGACGCTCGCTGACCTCGCCGGCCGCGCGAGCCCGACCGTCCACGACATCGGTCGCGCTCTGTTCATGAAGAAGGGCATTACGACATGA
- a CDS encoding ribonuclease HII has translation MSPVEPRLTLERRLLREHAILIACDEVGRGALAGPVAVGAVVIDAARSRKRVPQGLRDSKLVPEHRRAEVAARAASWVSASAVGWASSVEIDEIGIIRALGLATMRALADLRAHGVVPEDAIVVLDGNYDYITPAGGTGLTIRPVTKADRDCASAAAASVIAKVARDALMTELHDELPAYSWARNKGYASPEHREAIRDHGISHHHRASWALLGEPTLF, from the coding sequence ATGAGCCCGGTCGAACCCCGTCTGACTCTCGAACGCCGTCTGCTGAGGGAGCACGCGATCCTGATCGCGTGCGACGAAGTGGGCAGGGGCGCACTCGCGGGGCCGGTCGCGGTGGGCGCGGTGGTGATCGATGCGGCCCGCTCGCGCAAACGCGTCCCGCAAGGACTGCGCGACTCCAAGCTGGTGCCAGAGCATCGGCGCGCGGAGGTCGCCGCGCGCGCGGCGTCGTGGGTGTCGGCCAGCGCCGTGGGGTGGGCCAGCTCCGTCGAGATCGACGAGATCGGCATCATCCGGGCGCTCGGACTTGCGACGATGAGAGCACTGGCCGACCTGCGCGCGCACGGTGTGGTGCCCGAAGACGCGATCGTCGTCCTGGACGGCAACTACGACTACATCACCCCGGCCGGCGGCACGGGACTGACCATTCGCCCGGTCACCAAGGCCGATCGGGATTGCGCGAGTGCGGCCGCGGCATCCGTCATCGCCAAGGTCGCGCGGGATGCACTGATGACCGAGCTGCACGACGAGTTGCCCGCCTACAGCTGGGCGCGCAACAAGGGTTACGCGAGCCCCGAGCACCGCGAGGCGATCAGAGACCACGGCATCAGCCACCACCATCGCGCATCGTGGGCGTTGCTGGGCGAGCCGACGCTGTTCTGA
- a CDS encoding YraN family protein — translation MAAKDVLGRAGEERAARYLETCGYTVLDRNWRIRDGEIDLVIARPGELVVVEVKTRSGDGFGHPFEAVDGRKQHRLWRLAVAWIAAHPDQAQGRRLRLDAIAITGPDPQTARLEHLQDLR, via the coding sequence ATGGCAGCGAAGGATGTTCTCGGGCGCGCGGGCGAGGAGCGCGCGGCGCGGTACCTGGAGACGTGCGGGTACACCGTGCTGGACCGCAACTGGCGGATCCGCGACGGCGAGATCGACCTCGTCATCGCCCGCCCCGGTGAACTGGTGGTCGTGGAGGTGAAGACCCGCAGCGGCGACGGGTTCGGCCACCCTTTCGAGGCGGTCGATGGCCGCAAGCAGCATCGCCTCTGGCGCCTCGCCGTGGCGTGGATCGCCGCGCACCCGGATCAGGCGCAAGGGCGCCGGCTTCGCCTGGATGCGATCGCGATCACCGGGCCCGATCCGCAGACCGCCAGGCTCGAGCATCTTCAGGACCTCCGATGA
- the lepB gene encoding signal peptidase I, translated as MTTEQTAAAAPTPTSRAARSQPRDRRRGWLSFLRDVLIIVLVAVLVSFLVKTFLVRSFYIPSGSMESTLLVNDRILVDEITPRFSGYDRGDIVVFRDPGGWLPPRAETERSFLLEGVDWMLSLVGLAAPDSDDHLVKRIIGVSGDHVVCCNAIGQITVNGVPLDETDYIRLPTPDSPASDQLFDVIVPENRLWVLGDNRYSSKDSRYNQDQPGEGFVPVDNVVGRAFLTTWPFDRFGMLDFHPEVFAGIPEASDDKAEVPTPEPTENPLP; from the coding sequence ATGACCACCGAGCAGACCGCAGCCGCCGCGCCGACGCCCACCTCCCGCGCCGCGCGGAGTCAGCCGCGCGACCGACGGCGAGGATGGCTCTCGTTCCTGCGGGACGTGCTGATCATCGTCCTGGTGGCGGTGCTCGTCTCGTTCCTGGTCAAGACCTTTCTGGTCCGCTCGTTCTACATCCCCTCCGGATCGATGGAGTCCACGCTGCTGGTCAACGACCGCATCCTGGTCGATGAGATCACGCCGCGCTTCAGCGGTTACGACCGCGGTGACATCGTCGTGTTCCGCGATCCCGGCGGCTGGCTGCCGCCGCGTGCGGAGACCGAGCGCTCGTTCCTCCTCGAGGGTGTCGACTGGATGCTGTCGCTGGTCGGTCTGGCCGCGCCCGACAGCGATGATCATCTTGTGAAGCGGATCATCGGGGTCTCCGGCGACCACGTCGTATGCTGCAACGCGATCGGACAGATCACGGTCAACGGCGTCCCCCTGGATGAGACCGACTACATCCGGCTTCCCACCCCGGACAGCCCCGCCTCCGACCAGCTCTTCGACGTGATCGTGCCCGAGAACCGCCTCTGGGTTCTGGGCGACAACCGCTACTCCTCCAAAGACTCGCGCTACAACCAGGACCAGCCCGGCGAAGGATTCGTCCCGGTCGACAACGTCGTCGGCCGCGCGTTCCTGACCACGTGGCCCTTCGACCGATTCGGGATGCTGGACTTTCATCCCGAAGTGTTCGCCGGGATCCCCGAGGCGTCCGACGACAAGGCCGAGGTCCCCACCCCAGAGCCCACCGAGAACCCGCTGCCGTGA